In Sporosarcina psychrophila, a genomic segment contains:
- the accD gene encoding acetyl-CoA carboxylase, carboxyltransferase subunit beta, which produces MIRDLFMKNRKKHTTTIPSVDAKNDVPEGIMTKCPECKNIILTKDLIKLMKVCPKCDHHLKMTAAERVACLFDEETFKSIDDHLKTENPLNFPAYTEKVESDSRKTGLNEAVLTGTGKIDGLEIAVAIMDSHFRMGSMGSVVGEKITRAIEKATELGIPMIIFSASGGARMQEGVLSLMQMAKTSVALTRHASEGLLYISVMTYPTTGGVSASFASVGDINIAEPKALIGFAGRRVIEQTVREKLPDDFQTAEFLLDHGQLDAVVHRTDMKETISKIVRLHVKGAN; this is translated from the coding sequence ATGATTCGCGATCTATTTATGAAAAATAGAAAAAAGCATACGACGACAATTCCTTCCGTTGACGCTAAAAATGATGTACCAGAAGGAATTATGACAAAGTGTCCAGAATGTAAAAATATTATTTTAACAAAAGATCTAATCAAACTAATGAAAGTCTGCCCGAAATGTGATCATCATTTGAAGATGACAGCAGCAGAACGTGTAGCTTGTCTATTCGATGAAGAGACATTCAAATCAATTGACGATCATTTGAAGACGGAAAATCCACTTAATTTTCCTGCTTACACTGAAAAAGTTGAGTCAGATTCGAGAAAAACGGGTTTGAATGAGGCAGTTCTTACTGGAACAGGTAAAATCGATGGACTGGAAATTGCTGTAGCTATTATGGATTCACATTTCCGTATGGGCTCGATGGGGTCGGTTGTTGGTGAAAAGATTACCCGCGCAATCGAAAAAGCGACTGAACTTGGCATTCCAATGATTATCTTTTCTGCGAGCGGTGGGGCACGTATGCAGGAAGGCGTGTTATCACTCATGCAAATGGCGAAAACAAGTGTCGCACTTACACGTCATGCCAGTGAAGGTTTGTTATATATATCAGTCATGACATACCCAACGACAGGCGGCGTGTCAGCAAGTTTCGCATCGGTTGGTGATATTAATATCGCGGAGCCAAAAGCTCTCATAGGTTTTGCAGGTAGACGCGTTATCGAACAAACTGTTAGAGAAAAATTGCCAGACGACTTCCAAACAGCAGAATTTCTCCTGGACCACGGCCAACTGGATGCAGTCGTTCATCGTACGGATATGAAAGAAACTATATCTAAG
- a CDS encoding DHH family phosphoesterase, with translation MKRQIIDTIEKYDKIIIHRHVRPDPDAYGSQSGLKELIKANYPNKQVFAVGQHEESLTYLAQQDHVERSFYEGALVIVTDTGNTGRIDSEFYTEGAVLMKIDHHPDADPYGDIKWVNTSASSTSEMIYSLYEEGKQFYGWKMTTDVARLLFAGIVGDTGRFLFPSTTTTTFEAVSELIKFDFDRPELFAGMYEVKRELLHLKGYMYQNFTMDENGAAFVKIDKATLKQFGVTASDTSQLVGALGDVQGICAWIIFIEEEDQIRVRLRSKGPVINTLAAQYGGGGHPLASGASVHSWEEVDEVIAKLKQLCL, from the coding sequence ATGAAAAGACAAATCATCGACACAATTGAAAAGTACGATAAAATCATTATTCATCGTCATGTGAGACCAGATCCTGATGCATACGGATCACAATCAGGACTGAAGGAATTGATAAAAGCAAACTATCCTAATAAGCAAGTGTTTGCAGTTGGCCAACACGAAGAATCACTTACCTATCTCGCGCAACAAGATCACGTCGAGCGGTCGTTTTATGAAGGAGCTCTTGTGATTGTCACTGATACAGGAAACACGGGTCGAATTGACAGCGAGTTTTATACAGAAGGTGCTGTACTTATGAAAATTGATCATCATCCTGATGCAGACCCATACGGCGATATCAAATGGGTTAACACCTCTGCAAGCTCGACATCTGAAATGATCTACTCGTTGTATGAAGAAGGCAAACAGTTTTATGGGTGGAAAATGACCACTGATGTGGCTAGGTTGCTATTCGCGGGAATTGTCGGGGATACAGGACGTTTTCTGTTTCCAAGTACAACAACAACAACTTTTGAAGCAGTTAGCGAGCTTATCAAATTTGATTTTGATCGTCCGGAATTATTTGCGGGAATGTACGAAGTTAAGCGGGAATTGCTACATTTAAAAGGATATATGTACCAAAACTTTACCATGGATGAAAATGGAGCCGCATTTGTTAAAATAGATAAAGCGACACTTAAACAATTTGGCGTAACTGCATCTGATACATCTCAACTCGTTGGGGCGTTAGGTGACGTGCAAGGGATTTGTGCATGGATCATATTCATAGAAGAAGAGGATCAAATTCGCGTTCGACTACGCTCAAAAGGTCCTGTCATCAATACTTTAGCTGCCCAATACGGTGGCGGTGGACATCCTCTTGCCTCGGGTGCTTCTGTTCATTCATGGGAAGAAGTAGACGAAGTCATCGCGAAGTTAAAACAATTATGTCTATAA
- the dnaE gene encoding DNA polymerase III subunit alpha, which translates to MTLVYPQVVTGADLLRGINKLDYLAPLLKRRGAKAVAIVNSKLYGIRSFYKVMKKYGIRPVIGLSIFLEIEEGVVALLYVYAKDDEGYRNLLKMSSAVSVRESETLPLQWLKAYSKGCIIVCPLTDISWGPSLSHNEEVFQRVIKDCDKSSIFIGVARTEGVRHPDEELIEKIADVTNTPIVAVYESRYTDKEDAFAYEVAEAIRTGFKLNDPARPENRHKAAYLPEEAELAEWFSDRAEWLTNTSSILLACDAELPPSQSLMPVFPVPAGETATSLLEQNGMTGLQKRLGKVDEAYEKRLRYEISVISEMGFADYFLIVEDFMRYAKENAILTGPGRGSSAGSLVAYALGITDVDPIKYRLIFERFLNPGRVTMPDIDIDFADNRRAEVIDYVAQKYGKTNVAQIITFGTLSARSVARNVARVFDFSNEEMAYLSKEIPNRHGITLEAAVAESKALQDWIAIDPLRNDWLKGAIRLEGLPRNASTHAAGVILSPVPLVEVVPLQSGADGIYLTQWPMGDVEEQGLLKMDFLGLRNLTLLDRIRSMITYDRGIRLDFEKIPLNDEKTFELFRAGDMTGIFQFESDGMRDALRLIRPNKFEDIFAINALYRPGPMDNIPLYSRRKNDNEKITYIHPQLESVLKETYGVIVYQEQIMEIAVRVAGFTMGEADLLRRAVSKKNRENLENERTHFTQKALGNGFPENTAVAIYDLIVKFADYGFPKSHAVAYSLISYRLAYLKANEPAYFYAALLSSMTGNNDKAMELMRESEAAGVKILPPSIKHSKYMYTVEKGSIRIGLGAIKGVTPTFYDAIKRARKSGGNWKTLFDMAASVGGDVFTEKAIRPLVKAGALDEFGESRAILIASIDAAISHALFIRPDDGDDLLSEVLRSVASPKYSPGGTLPRMTLLEYEREVLGFYLSEHPAAEVKKAAGGGFHTIISIDGIPDRAYVKMVGLITEIKRIRTKKGESMAFVTIQDETGQISCTLFPKQYMISESQLTEMAIIHVEGTVERRRGKPQILVQQTKGS; encoded by the coding sequence TTGACACTTGTCTATCCGCAAGTAGTAACTGGCGCCGATCTTCTGCGTGGAATTAATAAACTAGATTATTTAGCCCCGCTTCTGAAAAGGAGAGGGGCTAAAGCCGTCGCGATCGTTAACTCGAAGTTGTACGGTATTCGGTCATTTTATAAGGTGATGAAAAAATACGGAATTCGTCCGGTTATAGGATTATCTATCTTTTTAGAAATTGAAGAAGGGGTAGTTGCTCTTCTTTACGTTTACGCAAAAGATGATGAAGGTTATCGAAATTTGTTGAAGATGAGCAGTGCCGTTTCCGTAAGAGAGTCTGAAACGCTGCCGCTACAATGGTTGAAAGCATACAGCAAAGGCTGTATCATCGTTTGTCCGTTGACGGATATATCCTGGGGGCCTTCACTATCACATAACGAAGAAGTGTTCCAGCGCGTCATAAAGGATTGCGACAAGTCATCGATATTCATTGGTGTTGCTAGGACAGAAGGCGTCAGACATCCTGATGAAGAATTAATTGAGAAAATTGCAGATGTAACCAATACGCCTATCGTTGCGGTTTATGAAAGTCGGTACACCGACAAGGAGGATGCATTCGCTTATGAAGTTGCGGAAGCAATTCGGACAGGATTCAAGCTGAATGACCCTGCTAGGCCTGAAAACCGTCACAAGGCAGCATATCTACCAGAAGAAGCTGAGCTTGCTGAATGGTTCTCAGACAGAGCAGAGTGGCTTACAAATACGTCAAGTATCCTCTTGGCGTGTGATGCAGAATTGCCTCCGAGTCAATCGCTTATGCCTGTGTTTCCAGTTCCGGCGGGAGAAACGGCGACAAGTTTGTTGGAGCAAAATGGAATGACGGGTTTGCAAAAACGACTAGGCAAAGTGGATGAGGCATATGAAAAACGACTCCGTTATGAAATTAGTGTAATTAGTGAAATGGGCTTTGCCGATTACTTCCTGATTGTCGAAGATTTTATGCGTTACGCTAAAGAAAATGCTATCTTGACGGGTCCAGGGCGGGGGTCTTCGGCCGGATCGCTCGTTGCTTATGCGCTTGGCATCACAGATGTTGATCCGATTAAATATAGGCTCATTTTTGAACGATTTCTAAATCCGGGCCGGGTAACAATGCCGGACATTGATATTGACTTTGCGGATAATCGACGTGCGGAAGTAATTGACTATGTTGCACAGAAATACGGGAAGACAAATGTTGCGCAAATCATTACGTTTGGCACGCTTTCTGCCAGATCGGTTGCTCGAAATGTGGCACGTGTGTTTGACTTTTCAAATGAAGAAATGGCTTATTTATCGAAGGAAATTCCTAATAGACATGGAATTACGCTTGAAGCGGCAGTTGCAGAATCGAAGGCACTGCAAGATTGGATTGCAATTGACCCGCTAAGAAATGATTGGTTGAAAGGAGCAATTCGTCTTGAAGGATTACCTCGTAACGCATCTACACATGCTGCAGGTGTGATTTTATCGCCTGTCCCGCTTGTTGAGGTGGTACCGCTTCAAAGTGGTGCGGATGGAATTTACCTTACCCAATGGCCGATGGGAGATGTTGAAGAACAAGGTTTATTGAAAATGGACTTCTTAGGTCTGCGTAATTTAACTTTATTAGACCGTATCAGATCTATGATTACTTATGACAGAGGAATTCGCTTGGATTTTGAAAAGATTCCCCTAAACGATGAAAAAACCTTTGAGCTTTTTAGGGCGGGAGATATGACAGGGATCTTTCAGTTTGAATCGGATGGAATGAGAGATGCCCTTCGTTTGATTCGACCGAATAAATTTGAAGATATCTTTGCAATTAATGCACTTTATAGACCAGGACCGATGGACAATATTCCATTGTATAGCAGGCGTAAAAATGATAATGAAAAAATAACGTATATTCATCCGCAACTTGAATCTGTTTTGAAAGAAACCTATGGGGTTATCGTCTATCAAGAACAAATCATGGAAATCGCTGTCCGCGTGGCAGGATTTACGATGGGTGAAGCGGATTTGTTAAGGCGTGCTGTAAGTAAGAAAAATCGGGAGAATCTAGAAAATGAACGAACTCATTTCACGCAAAAAGCTCTTGGAAATGGTTTTCCGGAAAATACCGCTGTTGCAATTTACGATCTTATTGTAAAGTTTGCGGACTACGGATTTCCGAAAAGTCATGCTGTTGCCTATTCCCTTATCTCGTACCGGCTTGCTTATTTAAAAGCGAATGAACCCGCTTATTTTTATGCTGCACTCCTTTCATCAATGACTGGAAATAATGACAAGGCAATGGAGTTAATGCGCGAATCTGAGGCGGCGGGCGTTAAGATTTTACCGCCATCTATTAAGCACAGTAAATATATGTATACAGTTGAAAAAGGCTCAATTCGGATTGGACTTGGCGCTATCAAAGGTGTGACGCCTACATTTTACGATGCTATAAAGCGTGCAAGGAAGTCTGGTGGTAATTGGAAGACATTATTTGATATGGCAGCATCAGTCGGTGGGGATGTATTTACTGAGAAGGCGATTAGGCCACTTGTAAAAGCAGGGGCACTCGATGAGTTTGGAGAATCACGGGCTATTTTGATCGCTTCAATTGACGCGGCGATATCTCATGCATTGTTCATCCGCCCTGATGATGGCGATGATTTATTAAGTGAAGTGCTTCGTTCGGTGGCGAGCCCAAAATATTCTCCGGGTGGAACACTGCCCCGCATGACGCTACTCGAATATGAAAGAGAAGTACTTGGCTTCTATCTTTCAGAACATCCTGCAGCAGAAGTGAAAAAAGCGGCAGGTGGTGGATTCCATACCATTATTTCAATTGATGGAATTCCAGACCGCGCATATGTGAAAATGGTGGGTCTGATTACTGAGATAAAACGAATAAGAACGAAAAAAGGGGAATCTATGGCATTTGTTACGATTCAAGATGAGACGGGACAAATTTCTTGTACATTATTCCCGAAACAGTATATGATTTCAGAAAGTCAGCTTACTGAAATGGCGATAATTCATGTAGAAGGAACTGTCGAACGTCGTAGAGGGAAGCCACAAATACTTGTTCAACAAACGAAAGGCAGTTAA
- a CDS encoding YtpI family protein: MLTINFIFVFFIIASAVFYFYFKTRQFRTRSLFPIRKKMYASMSGASLGGLLLFFGFNQLMLFDGITTYVIAALFILFGAYVGIFNFKAYKHYRSFVDEETKLNDN, from the coding sequence ATGTTAACGATAAATTTCATTTTCGTATTTTTCATCATCGCTTCTGCGGTCTTCTACTTTTACTTTAAGACTCGGCAGTTCCGCACAAGATCACTATTTCCAATTCGCAAGAAAATGTATGCTAGTATGTCTGGCGCCTCGCTCGGCGGTTTGCTGTTGTTTTTCGGATTCAATCAGCTGATGCTTTTTGACGGTATCACAACATATGTTATCGCAGCCTTATTTATCCTATTCGGAGCTTACGTAGGTATTTTTAATTTCAAGGCCTATAAACATTACAGAAGCTTTGTAGATGAAGAAACAAAGTTGAACGACAACTGA
- a CDS encoding FadR/GntR family transcriptional regulator, producing MQNPKPSSKMFLDIVGELKSIIKEEGIETGGKLPSERELAERLQAGRSTVREALRSLELLGLIETRRGEGTFLVDFRKHQLVEVLAAFIMQQPDSVIDVQETRRIHETAAILAICKDSALRALPVWESLLKKIDQDGEILREDLVREMIVAAGNRLSLKIWFLLKQYSKVPFSEMTKVDENDSVKMLLLNLGDGNVIATLEAYSEWIELVESERGDNNK from the coding sequence ATGCAAAATCCAAAACCATCGTCGAAAATGTTTCTAGATATTGTCGGTGAACTTAAATCGATAATTAAAGAAGAGGGCATTGAAACCGGTGGAAAGCTACCTTCCGAACGTGAACTGGCAGAACGTCTGCAGGCAGGAAGATCCACGGTTCGTGAAGCGTTACGAAGTTTGGAACTGCTCGGGCTTATCGAAACTCGGCGTGGTGAAGGTACGTTCCTTGTCGATTTCAGGAAGCATCAACTTGTTGAAGTCCTTGCAGCTTTCATCATGCAACAGCCCGATTCCGTCATCGATGTTCAGGAAACACGGAGAATTCACGAAACGGCGGCAATCCTCGCTATATGTAAGGACAGTGCATTACGGGCATTACCAGTATGGGAGAGCTTGCTGAAAAAAATTGATCAGGATGGGGAAATTTTACGAGAGGACCTTGTCCGTGAGATGATTGTTGCAGCGGGAAATCGATTATCGCTTAAAATTTGGTTTTTATTAAAACAATATAGTAAAGTACCATTCAGTGAAATGACAAAAGTTGATGAAAACGATAGTGTGAAAATGTTGCTTCTAAACTTGGGTGATGGCAACGTGATTGCCACGTTGGAAGCCTATTCTGAATGGATTGAACTAGTTGAAAGTGAAAGAGGGGACAATAATAAATGA
- a CDS encoding DRTGG domain-containing protein, producing the protein MATKHELILRYIEGLAVGEKISVRQVAKALSVSEGTAYRAIKEAENQKLVNTIERVGTIRIEKKKKENIERLTFAEVLNIVDGLVIGGRGGLHKTLTKFVIGAMQLDDMMRYIDAGSLLIVGNRLKAHETALLAGAAVLVTGGFDASDEVKKLADELELPVISTSYDTFTVATMLNRAIYDQLIEKEILLVEDILTPLADTITLSAKDQVTHFHEVNDRTSHTGYPVVEKKGKLVGVITSRDAIGKMDDELIEKVMTRHPITVTGKTSVASAGHSMIWEGIDLLPVVSDAGLLAGIISRQDVLKALQMTQRQPQQGETIDDIVKNQMKSIPEQPHTVEFTVIPQMTNQFGSLSYGALTTLLTEAGNRAIKMRKRGESVPENMSLYFIKNVELGSIVVVIPKILHMSRRFVKVDFDILTEGDLVAKAMIMYQLFER; encoded by the coding sequence ATGGCGACAAAACATGAATTGATACTCCGCTATATCGAGGGGTTAGCCGTCGGTGAGAAAATTTCGGTCCGCCAAGTAGCGAAGGCGCTGTCTGTCAGCGAAGGGACTGCTTACCGGGCCATCAAAGAGGCGGAAAATCAGAAGCTCGTCAATACGATTGAACGTGTAGGAACAATCCGGATTGAAAAGAAAAAGAAAGAGAATATTGAACGACTCACATTTGCAGAAGTACTTAACATTGTCGACGGGCTAGTAATCGGTGGCCGTGGGGGATTACATAAGACGTTGACGAAATTCGTTATAGGTGCAATGCAATTAGACGACATGATGCGCTACATCGATGCGGGAAGTCTTTTGATTGTCGGAAATAGATTGAAAGCGCATGAAACTGCGCTTCTTGCAGGGGCTGCAGTGCTAGTCACTGGTGGATTTGACGCATCCGATGAAGTGAAGAAGTTAGCGGATGAATTGGAACTACCGGTTATTTCGACGAGTTACGACACATTTACCGTAGCAACGATGTTGAATAGGGCAATCTATGATCAGTTAATTGAAAAAGAAATTTTGCTGGTGGAAGATATTTTGACCCCGCTCGCTGACACAATTACACTTTCAGCAAAAGATCAGGTCACTCATTTTCATGAAGTGAACGATAGGACATCTCATACTGGTTATCCAGTTGTAGAGAAAAAGGGGAAACTTGTGGGTGTAATTACTTCACGTGACGCGATTGGTAAAATGGATGATGAATTGATTGAAAAAGTAATGACACGTCATCCGATAACAGTTACGGGAAAAACATCTGTTGCTTCGGCTGGGCATAGTATGATTTGGGAAGGTATTGATTTGTTACCAGTTGTTTCGGATGCGGGATTGCTTGCTGGAATTATTAGTCGTCAAGATGTCTTGAAGGCGCTTCAAATGACTCAGCGTCAACCTCAGCAGGGTGAAACAATTGATGATATTGTTAAAAATCAGATGAAATCCATTCCTGAACAACCGCATACTGTCGAATTTACAGTTATCCCGCAGATGACGAATCAGTTTGGTTCTTTGTCATACGGAGCTTTGACCACCCTTTTAACTGAGGCAGGCAACAGAGCTATCAAAATGCGGAAACGCGGGGAAAGTGTCCCGGAAAATATGTCACTGTACTTCATTAAGAATGTTGAACTTGGAAGTATAGTTGTCGTTATTCCAAAGATATTACATATGAGCAGAAGGTTTGTAAAAGTCGATTTCGACATACTAACCGAAGGGGACCTAGTTGCAAAGGCCATGATTATGTATCAATTGTTTGAACGATAA